The proteins below come from a single Nitrospira sp. genomic window:
- the hpt gene encoding hypoxanthine phosphoribosyltransferase, with product MERIFGRPIVTQEQMRTRIRELGRQIASDYAGKELVLVGVLKGAYAFYADLARAIRIPMRVEFIVVTSYGARKKTSGKVKLVSDLTEPIAGKDVLLVEDIVDSGLTVQYLMKTLSRRKPRSLKVCTLLSKPERRLVEVDLEYVGFKIPNKFVVGYGLDFRQEYRNLPYLAALDQGEEGEQESA from the coding sequence ATGGAACGCATTTTTGGTCGCCCCATTGTGACGCAAGAGCAGATGCGGACTCGAATTCGGGAGCTCGGTCGGCAGATTGCTTCTGACTACGCCGGTAAGGAATTGGTGCTGGTGGGGGTCCTCAAAGGGGCCTATGCGTTTTATGCCGATCTGGCGCGAGCCATCCGGATTCCCATGCGTGTGGAGTTCATCGTGGTCACAAGTTATGGAGCGCGGAAGAAAACCTCCGGCAAGGTCAAGCTGGTGTCGGATCTGACCGAACCGATCGCCGGGAAGGATGTCTTGCTGGTGGAAGATATCGTGGACTCTGGTCTGACGGTCCAGTACCTGATGAAGACCTTATCCCGACGCAAACCCCGCTCCTTGAAGGTCTGCACCCTGCTCAGCAAGCCGGAGCGGCGATTGGTCGAGGTGGATCTGGAGTATGTGGGGTTCAAAATTCCCAACAAGTTTGTGGTCGGGTACGGGCTCGACTTCCGGCAAGAGTATCGAAACCTTCCATACCTCGCCGCGCTCGATCAAGGCGAGGAAGGGGAGCAGGAGTCTGCATGA